The Amycolatopsis umgeniensis DNA segment CGTCCCGGTCGGCGAGCGTTTCGAACAGTCCACAATGGACTGTAAGGTGCCGGTGGGTTTGTTCCCGTCCGGGGCTTCTCGAAGGTTCCGAATCCCGTGCGGGTCAACACCGTGGCATTCGGGACACCCCGGGGAGAACGCCGTAGGCTCGGCTGAATGAGCACGGCATCCACCACGGAGCATCCGATGGTCGAAACCCGGCACCAGACCCAGTTGCTCACCCTGCTGCGGGACGAGGGCCCGATGTCCCGGGTCGAACTGGGAGAGCGGCTGGAGCTGCCGCGTGCCCGCGTGGGTGCCGAGGTCGCGCGCCTTGCCGAGGTCGGCCTCGTCGAAACCGCGGGACCGTCGGCGAGCCGGGGCGGCAGGCGGTCGACGCTGGTGCGGCTGGCGGGAGACCTGCGCGTGCTCTCCGTCGACGTCGGCGCGACGTCGGTCGGGGTCGCCCTCACCGATGCTTCGTGCGAGGTGCTGGTGCACACCGTCGAGGACTGCGACGTCCGGCAGGGGCCGCACGCCGTGCTCAAACGCGTGAGCGCGCTCGCGGAAAAGATCCGCGAAGAGGCGCCGGGCAAGCTGATCGCCGCCGGGATCGGCCTGCCGGGGCCGGTGAGCTTCGCCGAGGGCATGGCGGTCGCGCCGCCGATAATGCCCGGCTGGGACCGGTTCTCCGTACGCGACCATCTCGGCGGCCTGCTGGGCTGCCCGGTCACCGTCGACAACGACGTGAACTCGATGGCGCTCGGGGAACGGCACGCCGGGGTCGCCCGCTCGATCGACGATCTGGTGTTCGTCAAGATCGGTACCGGTATCGGCTGCGGGATCGTGCTGGGCGGCAAGGTGTACCGCGGCGTCGCGGGCACCGCGGGCGACATCGGGCACATCCGCCTCGACGACTACGGGCCGACCTGCGCCTGTGGTGAGACGGGCTGCCTCGAGGCGTACTTCGGCGGCGCCGCGCTGGCCCGCGACGGTCTGACCCTGGCGCGCAGCGGCCGGTCGGCGTATCTCGCCGACGTCGTCGCGGACCGCGGCGCGATCACCGCCCAGGACGTCGGCCGCGCGGCGGCGTCGGGCGACTTCGGCGCGGTCAACCTGATCCGCGACGGCGGCCGCCGTCTCGGCCAGGTGGTCGCCTCACTGGTGAGTTTCGTGAACCCGGGCATGGTCGTGATCGGCGGCGGTGTGGCGCAGCTCGGACATCAGCTGCTCGCCGAGATCCGCAGCTCGGTGTACCGGCGGTCGCTGCCGCTCGCGACCGGGAATCTGCCGATCGTGCTGTCCGAATTGGGGGACACCGCAGGGGTCATCGGGGCCGCCTGGTCGGCCACGGACAGGGCGTTCACGCTGAGCAGCTGACGCCCCCAGGGCACGTTGAGCATCCACTCGATTTCGATTAGTAACGTCAAGATCGTACAGACTTTCGCTCGCTAAGTACAAAAGTCTGTACCGATCTGGACGGCTATTCGGGTGACGGCGGGCATTTCTGTCCTGTTGTCACCTTGACGAGTGACACGCACCACCCTACTTTCGCTGGCTAAGTAACAAAGTTTGTTACGGCCGAGTCGTAAGTGAGGCGTCGTCAAATTGGGCAGTGTGGCCGCGACTGATCCACGCACGGCGAACCTCGCCGCGCTCCTGCGGGCGTTGCGCGCGGGGCCGCTCTCGCGCACCCAGCTCGCGGCGCGCTGCGGGATCACCAAAGCGGCCGTCTCCGGGCTGATCACCGAGCTGTCCGAACGTGGTCTCGTCCGCTCCGCCGGACTCCAAGCGGGCGGCAACGGCAGGCCCAGCCAGCTGGTCGAGCTGAACGGCGCCAGCGCGTACGGGCTCGCGCTCAGCGTCGAAGCCGATCGGTTCGCCGCCGTCGTCACGAACCTCGACGGCCGTGTCGTCGCCGAGCGAGCGGAGACCGCCGACGTCGCCGCGCTCGGCCTCCACCGGAGCATGGACGAGCTCGCCTTCCTCGCCGGGCAGGTGCTGCGCGACGATCTGCCGGTCGGCGTCACGGTGTCCGTCCCGGGCCTCGTCGACTCGGCCGCCGCGGTACTGCGGTTCGCGCCGACCCTGCGCTGGCGCGACGCCGAGATCGCCGATCTGCTCGCCGCCCGGCTCGGGCTGCCGGTCGACGCCATCGCGGTCGACAACGAGGCCAACCTCGGCGCGGTCGGCGAGGCCGTCGCCGGTGTCGGCCGCGACGTTCGGGAGCTCTTCTACCTCAGCGGCGGCATGGGCGTCGGCGGCGGACTCGTGTCCGGCGGCGCGATCCTGCGCGGTGCCAGGGGTTTCGCGGGCGAGGTCGGGCACATCACCGTCGACCCGTCCGGCGAGCAGTGCCAGTGCGGCCGGGTCGGCTGCCTGGAGACCAAGGCCGGGCTCAACGCCGTCCTGCGCGGCGCCGCCTCACCCGGCGACCCGCTGCACGACCCCGCGCTCGGCGTCGACGGCCGGGTCGGGCTCCTCAAGCACCGCGTGCAGCGCGGTGACCAGCGCGCCGTCGCGGCGGTCTCGGAACTCGGGGTCGCGCTCGGCGTCGCGGTGTCCACCGTGGTCGACGTGCTCGACCCGGACGTCGTGGTGCTCGGCGGTTACTTCGCCGAACTGGGCGAGTGGCTGGTCGAACCGGTGCGCCGCGAACTGTCCGCGCGTCCGCTCGGGCACGAGCCCGCCTGCCGCGTCGAGCCGTCGCCGCTGGGCACCACCGCCCCGCTGCGCGGCGCCGCGCATCTCGCCACCGAACGGCTTTTCGCCGATCCGACGCTTGTCCCGTTCGTCACCCAGGAGGCACCGGCATGACCCTGCTTTCGGTCCGGGGGATCGTGAAGACCTTTCCGGGGGTGCGCGCGCTCGACGGTGTCGACTTCGACGTCGAACCCGGCGAGGTGCACTGTCTCCTCGGCCAGAACGGCGCGGGCAAGTCCACGCTGATCAAGACCCTCGCCGGGGCGCACCGTCCCGACGGCGGCGAGATCTTCTGGCAGGGCGAGCCCGTCACCCTGCCCTCGCCGGTCGCCGCCCTGAAGATCGGGATCGCGACCATGTACCAGGAACTCGACCTGGTACCGGGACTTTCCGTCGCCGACAACATCTTCCTCGGCCGCGAGCGCGCGTCGTTCGGCTTCACGCGGATCAGCGAATCCCGGAAGAAGGCCGCCGAGCTGATGACCCGGCTCGGGCATCCGGAGATCACGCCGTCGACCGAGGTCGGCAAACTCTCCGCCGCCGGCCAGCAGCTGGTCTCGATGGCGCGGGCACTCGCGTACGACGCGAAGCTGCTGGTGATGGACGAGCCCACCGCGGCGCTGGCGGGGGAAGAGGTCGACAACCTGTTCCGCATCGTCGGCGAACTGACCGCCGAGGGTGTCGCGATCATCTACATCTCCCACCGCCTCGAAGAACTGCGCCGGATCGGCCACCGCGTCACCGTGCTCAAGGACGGCAAGACCGTTTCCACCGGCCTCGACGCCAAGGAGACGCCGACCTCGGATCTCGTCGCGCTGATGGCGGGCCGCAAGGTCGAGACCGTGTTCGGCCCGCGCCACCAGGAGCATGTGGACTCCGACACCGAGGTTCTCAAGGTGGAGAACCTGACCACCGTCGGCGAGTTCGAGAACGTGAGTTTCACCGTGCACGCGGGCGAAGTCGTCGGTATCGCGGGCCTCGTCGGCTCCGGCCGGAGCGAGCTGCTGGAGACGATCTTCGGCGCGCGCAAGCAGGACACCGGTTCGGTGTCGGTCGACGGAGCGCCGGTCCGGCCGGGCAGTGTGTCCGCCGCGGTCAAGGCCGGGATCGGCCTGGCGCCCGAGGAACGCAAGAGCCAAGGGCTGCTGCTGGACCTGCCCGTCGTGCACAACGTGACCCTGGCGAGCCTGAGCAAATACGCGACGTTCGGTTTCACCGAGCGGGGCAAGGAACTCGACGACGCAGGGGAAAGCCTGCGGCGTCTCGATCTCCGGCCCGCGGACCCGAACCGGATCATCCGCACGCTCTCGGGCGGCAACCAGCAGAAGGCGGTGCTCGCGCGCTGGCTGGTCCGCGGCTGCCGGGTCCTGCTGCTGGACGAGCCGACGCGCGGGGTCGACGTCGGCGCGCGGGCCGAGCTCTACCGGCTGATCGAAGAGCTGGCCGCGACCGGCGTCGCGATCGTGCTGGTCAGCAGCGAGATCCCCGAAGTACTCGGACTGTCCGACCGGGTGCTGGTGCTGCGTGAAGGACGTGTCCTGGCTGAAAAGCCGTCTGCGGAGCTGACAGAGGCGGATGTGCTCGACGTGATTCTCGAGGGGAGTGCGGCGTGACCGACCAAGCCGAATCGGTGCGTACGGGTAGCGCCGTGGAACCCCTGCCACCCAAAGAAAAGCGATCCAACTTCGCACTCGACACCCGGCTGATCGGGCTGCTCGGCGTGCTGGTGATCCTGTGCGTCGTCGGGACGGTGACCCGGCCGGACCAGTTCCTCACCGAGGGGAACATCTCGACCATCCTCCGGCTGGCCGCGGCCATCGGCGTGGTCAGCGTCGGGATGACGTTCGTGATCATCGCCGGCGGCATCGACCTCTCGGTCGGGTCGATCCTGGCGCTGTCCAGTGTCTGGCTGACCACTTTGGCCACCCAGGCCTACGGTCCGGTCGTGATGGTCCTTTGTGGACTCCTGGTCGGTCTCGGCTGCGGCCTGGTCAACGGGATCCTGATCTCCTACGGGAAAGTCGTGCCGTTCATCGCGACCTTGGCGATGCTGGTCGCCGCCCGCGGCCTCGCGGAACGCATCAGCGGCCGCCGCACGCAGGTGGTCTCGAACGCGGGTTTCCTCGACTTCTTCCGCGGCGACCTGCTCGGCATCCCGGTGCTGATCTGGATGTTCGCGCTGGTGTTCGCCGTCGGCTGGGTGGTGCTGAACCGCACCACGTTCGGCCGCCGCACCTTCGCCGTCGGCGGCAACCCCGAGGCGTCGCGGCTGGCGGGCATCAACGTCAAACGCCACACCGCACTCGTCTACGGCGTCGCCGGCCTGTGCTGCGGTATCGCCGCGCTGATGGTCGTCGCCCGCACCACCGCGGGCGCCTCGACCAACGGCCTGCTGTACGAACTCGACGCCATCGCGGCGGTCGTCATCGGCGGCACGCTGCTCACCGGAGGCCGCGGCTCGCTCATCGGCACCCTGATCGGCGTGCTGATCTTCACCGTGCTGTCCAACATCTTCACGCTCAACAACCTGGACACCGACATCCAGAACATCGCCAAAGGCGTGATCATCGTGCTGGCCGCGCTGCTCCAGTTCCGCTCCGTCAAGAAAACCAAGACGAGTACTTAGTGGTCACCCCCGTCACCGTGGATGGAGAGTCCTCATGACCGAACAATCCCTGCACCGCCGCCGCTTCCTGCTGGGAGGCGCGGCCGTCGGAGCGGGTGCGCTGCTGACCGCGTGCACCTCGAACGAGGCACCGGCACAGGACAACGCCGCCAATGTCGCCAACGCTGGGGCCAACTCGCAGCCCGGAACCCCGGTCACCATCGGGTTCTCGGCCCCGGCCGCGGACCACGGCTGGATGGCGGCCATCACCAAGAACGCCCGCGCGCAGGCGCAGAAGTTCAGTGAGGTCACGCTCAACGCGACCGAGGGCACCAACGACGTCAACCAGCAGATCTCCCAGGTGGAGACGCTGATCAACGCCAAGGTCAACGTCCTGGTGATCCTGCCGTTCGACGGCAAGGCGCTCACCGCCGTCGGCCAGCAGGCGATGGACGCCGGTATCCAGGTGATCAACCTCGACCGCGTCTTCGACACCCCGCTCGCGTACCGCACCTGGATCGGTGGCGACAACTACCGGATGGGCGTCAACGCCGGAAACTACATCGCCCAGCAGATGAAGGCCAAGAACATCGCGAGCCCCGTGATCGGCGAGGTCGCCGGGATCGACTCGCTGCCGCTGACCCAGGAACGCAGCAAGGGCTTCAAGGACGCCTTGGCACGGCAGGGTTTCGCGGTCGGCCCGCGGGTCGCCGCGGAGTTCACGCCGGAGTCGGGCGAGAAGCAGACGTCGAACCTGCTGCAGTCCGCGCCCAAACTGGACGCGCTGTGGAACCACGACGACGACCAGGGTGTCGGGGTCATCGCCGCGATCAACAACGCCAACCGCAAGAACTTCCTGATGGTCGGCGGCGCCGGTTCGAAGAACGCGATGAACCTGATCAAGTCCGACGCCGAGCCGCTGAAGGCGACGGTGCTCTACAGCCCGTCGATGGCGTCTTCGGCGATCTCGCTCGCGCGGCTCCTCGGGCAGGGCAAGGGCGCCGGTGACTTCGCCGAGCACGAGATCCCCGCCGAGATCACCACGTACTCCGCGGTGGTCACCAAGGAGAACGTCGACAAGTACATGGACGTCGGCTTCGACTCGTAAGACCTGCGTACCCGACACACGCACGCGATCTAGGAGGGGCATGAGCACGGCAAGGGAAACGATCGGGATCGGCATGGTGGGCCACGCGTTCATGGGTGCGGTGCATTCGCACGCGTGGCGCAGCGTGCACCGGTTCTTCACACCACCGCTGATCCCGAGACTCGCCGTGCTCGGCGGCCGTGACGAGGGGCGGGCGAAGGCCGCGGCGGAACGGTTCGGCTGGGAAGACGTCGAGACGGACTGGCGCGCGCTGATCGCCCGCGACGACGTCGACCTGGTCGACATCTGCACGCCGGGCGACAGCCACGCCGAGATCGCGATCGCCGCGCTCGAAGCCGGGAAACACGTGCTGTGCGAGAAACCGCTGGCCAACACCCTCGCCGAGGCCGAAGCGATGGCCGAGGCGGCGGCGAAGGCCCGCGCGAACGGCGTCCGGTCCATGGTGGCGTTCAACTACCGCCGGGTGCCCGCGCTCGCGCACGCCAGGAAACTGGTCGCGAGCGGGGCACTCGGCGAGATCCGCCACGTGCGGTCGGTGTACCTGCAGGACTGGCTGTCCGACCCGGCGTCGCCGATGACCTGGCGGCTGCACAAGGACAAGGCGGGCTCGGGCGCGCTGGGCGACCTCGGCGCGCACATCGTCGACGCCGCCCAGTTCGTCACCGGCGACACGATCACCGGGGTTTCCGCGCTCACCAACACCTTCGTCAAGGAACGGCCGGACGGCGACGGCGGCACCGGACAGGTCACGGTCGACGACACCGCCCTGTTCCTCGGCCGGTTCGCCGGCGGCGCGGTGGCGAGTTTCGAGGCGACCCGGTTCGCGCTGGGCCGCAAGAACGCGATGCGGCTGGAGATCAACGGGTCGAAGGCGAGCCTCGCGTTCGACTTCGAATCGATGAACGAACTGTCCTTCTTCGACGGCGGACAGCCCGCCACCGAGGCCGGGTTCCGCCGGATCCTGGTCACCGAACCCGAGCACCCGTATGTCGGGGTGTGGTGGCCGCCGGGGCATCTCCTCGGCTACGAGCACACCTTCACCAACGAGGTCGCCGACCTGCTCACCGCGATCGGCGACGGCACGGATCCCGAACCGTCTTTCGAGGACGGGTTGAGGGTTCAGCAGGTCTTGGACGCTGTCGAGCGCAGCGCGTCCGAAGAGTCCCGATGGACCGCTGTGCCCGGCGTCACTGCGAAGGGGAGTAACTGAGTAGTAGATCCAGCCGAAAGTCGCATGGACGTACATCACTGCGACTTGGTTCGATCCGAAACGTCCGACCATCCGATGGTGAACGGTTTCGGGTTTGGAAAGGTGGAGAAATGCCTGCTCACGAGCGCACTGGCATCTGGTTGATCGGCGCGAGGGGGTCTGTGGCCACGACCGCGGCGGTGGGGCTGCTCGCCCTGCGCGCGGGCGTGGCCGGTCGAGGAGGCTGTGTCACCGAGCTGCCCGCGTTCGCCGGTGTTCCGTTGCCGGGCTGGGATGATCTGGTCCTCGGCGGGCACGACATCGTGCACACCCCGCTGGAGAAGCGCGCGGAACAGCTGGCGCACGCCGGCGTGTTCGGGCACTCGGTGTTCTCGGCGGTCCGGTCCGGGCTGGCCGAAGTGGACGCCGAGATCCGCGACGGCTACCACCCGGCGACGCATACGGGTGCCCAGTCCGACGCGGCCGCCCGGCTCACCGCGGACATCCGAGCTTTCGCCGACCGGCACGACCTCGCGCGGGTCGTGGTGGTCAACGTGTCCTCCACCGAGGCCCCGTGTCCCCACCTGCCCGAACACGACGACCTCGACGCGCTCGAGAAGGCGCTGGAAGATCCGGCGCGGGCGGTGCTCCCGGCCAGTTCGCTGACCGCCTACGCGGCGCTGAAGGCGGGGAGCCCGTACGTCGAGTTCACGCCGTCGGCCGGGATCACCCTGCCCGCGCTGCGGGAGCTCGCCGAGCGGGAAGGCCTGCCGTACGCGGGTTCGGACGGCAAGACCGGTGAGACCCTGCTCCGCACCGTCCTCGCGCCGATGTTCAGCGCGCGGGCGCTGAAGGTCCGCTCCTGGGCGGGCACCAACCTGCTCGGCGGCGGCGACGGCGAGACCCTCGCCGATCCGGTGACCGCGAACAGCAAGCTGGAATCGAAGGCACGCGGGCTCGCCGCGCTGCTCGGCGACGACGTCACCGCGCCGCTGCACATCGACAACGTGCCCGACCTCGGCGAGGTCAAGACCGCGTGGGACCACGTGTCGTTCGAGGGTTTCCTCGGCGCGCGGATGAGCTTGCAGTTCACCTGGACCGGCTACGACTCCGCGCTCGCGGCGCCGCTGATCCTCGACCTCGCCCGCCTGGTCACCACCGCGCACGCCGCGGGCCAGAGCGGCGCGCTGACCGAACTCGGCTTCTTCTTCAAGGACCCGCTGGGCAGCGACGAGCACCGCTTCGCCGAGCAGTCCGCGCGCCTGATCACCTGGGCGGCCGCACTGTGAAGGCTTATGTGGAACTCGTGCGGGCACCCGCCGCGCTGACGGTGCTCGGCGACACGGTCGCCGGGTCCGCCGCGGCGGGACTCGAGATGACCGGGCGACGGCTGCTGCTGCCGCTGTCCTCAGTCGCCTTCTACTGGGCGGGGATGGCCCTCAACGACTGGGCGGACCGGGAGCTCGACGCCGTGGAGCGTCCCGAGCGGCCGATCCCGTCCGGGCGGGTGAGCGCCGGCGCGGCGCTCACCACCGGTGCCGCGCTGACCGCGGCCGGGCTCGGCCTGGCCGCGCTCGGCGGCGGCCGCCGGGCGATGAAGGTCGCGGTCCCGCTCGCGGCCGCGGTGTGGGCCTACGACACCGTGCTCAAGCCGACCCCGGCCGGACCGGTGGCGATGGCGGCCTGCCGCACGCTCGACGTCCTGCTGGGCGCGGGCACTGAAACTCGCCGTGCTCTCACCGCCGCGGCGGCCGTGGGCGTCCACACGCTCGGTGTCACCGCGTTGTCCACCGGGGAAGTCCACGGTGGGAACCCGGCGACGGCTCGTGCCGCGCTCGCCACGAGCTGTGCGGCGACAACGTTGGCATTGACCGGTCCGGCCCGGGGCGGCTGGCATCGCGCGGCCTCGCTGGCGGCCGGTTCGGGCTACGCGGGACTGGTCGGGAGGGCGCAGGCGGACGCCGTCCGCGATCCCTCGGCGAAGTCCGTGCGCTCGGCGACCAAATCCGGCATCCACGGCATGGTCCCGCTGCAGGCGGCGGTCACGGCCAAGGGCTCGGTACTCGGGGCCGCGCTGGTCGCGGCTGCGCTGCCGATCGCCCGCAAGCTGTCGCGGAAGGTGAGCCCCACATGAGTTTTCAACTGGGATACGGCACCAACGGGTTCTCCAACCACCGCCTCGACGACGCTCTCGCGGTGATAGCCGACCTCGGGTACACCGGGGTCGCGCTGACGCTGGACCACGACCACCTCGACCCGTTTGCCGACGATCTGGCGCGGCAGGTCGACCACGTGGCGTCCCGGCTTTCGGCGCTCGGCCTGAACCGGGTCGTCATCGAGACGGGTGCGCGCTACCTGCTCGACCCGTGGCGCAAGCACTCGCCGACGCTGTTGTCGGACGACCCCGCGCTCCGGATCGACTTCCTGGCGAAGGCGCTGCAGATCGCCGGAGATCTCGGTGCGGATTGTGTCTCGTTCTGGTCGGGTGTGTCCACTGTGGACAAGGGAGTGGCCTGGTCCCGGTTGCGCGACGGTGTCGCGGCGGTCCTGGAGCACGCGGCGCGGCTGAACGTCCGGCTGGCGATGGAGCCCGAGCCCGGGCACCTCGTGCAGCATCTGGGCCAGGTCCTGGACCTGCGGAAGGAGCTCGGCGAGCCGGAACTGTTCGGTGTCACGCTCGATGTCGGGCACTGTGTCGCCGTCGAGCCGATGAACGCGGCCGAATGCGTTCGCCTCGCCGGCCCGCTGCTGTGGAACGTGCAGCTGGACGACATGCTGCCGGAGGTTCACGAGCATCTGGAGTTCGGTGACGGGCAGCTGGATCTGCCCGCGACCTTGGCCGCGCTGAGCGAGATCGGCTACACCGGGCTGGCCGCGGTCGAACTGCCGCGGCACAGTCACGCCGCGCCGGACACCGCGCGACGCGCTTTCGCGGCGTTGACCACGGCCCTGCCGCGAACGTGGCTGGACAAGGCGGAAGACCGGATCCGGGAGAAGCCGTCGGTCATCGGTTCGCTCTTCCCGGCCGTCGGCCGTGAGGTCGGACGGGCGGCGCTTCG contains these protein-coding regions:
- a CDS encoding ROK family transcriptional regulator, coding for MSTASTTEHPMVETRHQTQLLTLLRDEGPMSRVELGERLELPRARVGAEVARLAEVGLVETAGPSASRGGRRSTLVRLAGDLRVLSVDVGATSVGVALTDASCEVLVHTVEDCDVRQGPHAVLKRVSALAEKIREEAPGKLIAAGIGLPGPVSFAEGMAVAPPIMPGWDRFSVRDHLGGLLGCPVTVDNDVNSMALGERHAGVARSIDDLVFVKIGTGIGCGIVLGGKVYRGVAGTAGDIGHIRLDDYGPTCACGETGCLEAYFGGAALARDGLTLARSGRSAYLADVVADRGAITAQDVGRAAASGDFGAVNLIRDGGRRLGQVVASLVSFVNPGMVVIGGGVAQLGHQLLAEIRSSVYRRSLPLATGNLPIVLSELGDTAGVIGAAWSATDRAFTLSS
- a CDS encoding ROK family transcriptional regulator, with amino-acid sequence MAATDPRTANLAALLRALRAGPLSRTQLAARCGITKAAVSGLITELSERGLVRSAGLQAGGNGRPSQLVELNGASAYGLALSVEADRFAAVVTNLDGRVVAERAETADVAALGLHRSMDELAFLAGQVLRDDLPVGVTVSVPGLVDSAAAVLRFAPTLRWRDAEIADLLAARLGLPVDAIAVDNEANLGAVGEAVAGVGRDVRELFYLSGGMGVGGGLVSGGAILRGARGFAGEVGHITVDPSGEQCQCGRVGCLETKAGLNAVLRGAASPGDPLHDPALGVDGRVGLLKHRVQRGDQRAVAAVSELGVALGVAVSTVVDVLDPDVVVLGGYFAELGEWLVEPVRRELSARPLGHEPACRVEPSPLGTTAPLRGAAHLATERLFADPTLVPFVTQEAPA
- a CDS encoding sugar ABC transporter ATP-binding protein encodes the protein MTLLSVRGIVKTFPGVRALDGVDFDVEPGEVHCLLGQNGAGKSTLIKTLAGAHRPDGGEIFWQGEPVTLPSPVAALKIGIATMYQELDLVPGLSVADNIFLGRERASFGFTRISESRKKAAELMTRLGHPEITPSTEVGKLSAAGQQLVSMARALAYDAKLLVMDEPTAALAGEEVDNLFRIVGELTAEGVAIIYISHRLEELRRIGHRVTVLKDGKTVSTGLDAKETPTSDLVALMAGRKVETVFGPRHQEHVDSDTEVLKVENLTTVGEFENVSFTVHAGEVVGIAGLVGSGRSELLETIFGARKQDTGSVSVDGAPVRPGSVSAAVKAGIGLAPEERKSQGLLLDLPVVHNVTLASLSKYATFGFTERGKELDDAGESLRRLDLRPADPNRIIRTLSGGNQQKAVLARWLVRGCRVLLLDEPTRGVDVGARAELYRLIEELAATGVAIVLVSSEIPEVLGLSDRVLVLREGRVLAEKPSAELTEADVLDVILEGSAA
- a CDS encoding ABC transporter permease subunit, producing MTDQAESVRTGSAVEPLPPKEKRSNFALDTRLIGLLGVLVILCVVGTVTRPDQFLTEGNISTILRLAAAIGVVSVGMTFVIIAGGIDLSVGSILALSSVWLTTLATQAYGPVVMVLCGLLVGLGCGLVNGILISYGKVVPFIATLAMLVAARGLAERISGRRTQVVSNAGFLDFFRGDLLGIPVLIWMFALVFAVGWVVLNRTTFGRRTFAVGGNPEASRLAGINVKRHTALVYGVAGLCCGIAALMVVARTTAGASTNGLLYELDAIAAVVIGGTLLTGGRGSLIGTLIGVLIFTVLSNIFTLNNLDTDIQNIAKGVIIVLAALLQFRSVKKTKTST
- a CDS encoding substrate-binding domain-containing protein; protein product: MTEQSLHRRRFLLGGAAVGAGALLTACTSNEAPAQDNAANVANAGANSQPGTPVTIGFSAPAADHGWMAAITKNARAQAQKFSEVTLNATEGTNDVNQQISQVETLINAKVNVLVILPFDGKALTAVGQQAMDAGIQVINLDRVFDTPLAYRTWIGGDNYRMGVNAGNYIAQQMKAKNIASPVIGEVAGIDSLPLTQERSKGFKDALARQGFAVGPRVAAEFTPESGEKQTSNLLQSAPKLDALWNHDDDQGVGVIAAINNANRKNFLMVGGAGSKNAMNLIKSDAEPLKATVLYSPSMASSAISLARLLGQGKGAGDFAEHEIPAEITTYSAVVTKENVDKYMDVGFDS
- a CDS encoding Gfo/Idh/MocA family protein, whose amino-acid sequence is MSTARETIGIGMVGHAFMGAVHSHAWRSVHRFFTPPLIPRLAVLGGRDEGRAKAAAERFGWEDVETDWRALIARDDVDLVDICTPGDSHAEIAIAALEAGKHVLCEKPLANTLAEAEAMAEAAAKARANGVRSMVAFNYRRVPALAHARKLVASGALGEIRHVRSVYLQDWLSDPASPMTWRLHKDKAGSGALGDLGAHIVDAAQFVTGDTITGVSALTNTFVKERPDGDGGTGQVTVDDTALFLGRFAGGAVASFEATRFALGRKNAMRLEINGSKASLAFDFESMNELSFFDGGQPATEAGFRRILVTEPEHPYVGVWWPPGHLLGYEHTFTNEVADLLTAIGDGTDPEPSFEDGLRVQQVLDAVERSASEESRWTAVPGVTAKGSN
- a CDS encoding inositol-3-phosphate synthase, with the translated sequence MPAHERTGIWLIGARGSVATTAAVGLLALRAGVAGRGGCVTELPAFAGVPLPGWDDLVLGGHDIVHTPLEKRAEQLAHAGVFGHSVFSAVRSGLAEVDAEIRDGYHPATHTGAQSDAAARLTADIRAFADRHDLARVVVVNVSSTEAPCPHLPEHDDLDALEKALEDPARAVLPASSLTAYAALKAGSPYVEFTPSAGITLPALRELAEREGLPYAGSDGKTGETLLRTVLAPMFSARALKVRSWAGTNLLGGGDGETLADPVTANSKLESKARGLAALLGDDVTAPLHIDNVPDLGEVKTAWDHVSFEGFLGARMSLQFTWTGYDSALAAPLILDLARLVTTAHAAGQSGALTELGFFFKDPLGSDEHRFAEQSARLITWAAAL
- a CDS encoding SCO3242 family prenyltransferase, with the translated sequence MKAYVELVRAPAALTVLGDTVAGSAAAGLEMTGRRLLLPLSSVAFYWAGMALNDWADRELDAVERPERPIPSGRVSAGAALTTGAALTAAGLGLAALGGGRRAMKVAVPLAAAVWAYDTVLKPTPAGPVAMAACRTLDVLLGAGTETRRALTAAAAVGVHTLGVTALSTGEVHGGNPATARAALATSCAATTLALTGPARGGWHRAASLAAGSGYAGLVGRAQADAVRDPSAKSVRSATKSGIHGMVPLQAAVTAKGSVLGAALVAAALPIARKLSRKVSPT
- a CDS encoding EboA domain-containing protein, with protein sequence MSFQLGYGTNGFSNHRLDDALAVIADLGYTGVALTLDHDHLDPFADDLARQVDHVASRLSALGLNRVVIETGARYLLDPWRKHSPTLLSDDPALRIDFLAKALQIAGDLGADCVSFWSGVSTVDKGVAWSRLRDGVAAVLEHAARLNVRLAMEPEPGHLVQHLGQVLDLRKELGEPELFGVTLDVGHCVAVEPMNAAECVRLAGPLLWNVQLDDMLPEVHEHLEFGDGQLDLPATLAALSEIGYTGLAAVELPRHSHAAPDTARRAFAALTTALPRTWLDKAEDRIREKPSVIGSLFPAVGREVGRAALRPETDPRGLVHGTVDDAARSRLIGVLAGQLSPADLAAELRDLYRYGDDAERRGVLRALNGLESPGAEVTDAGIKLVEDALRANDIRLVAAAMGAFARFLDDHAWRHGVLKCVFVGVPLAAVAELETRADDELRRMLADFADERRAAGRDVPADALSLLKEGR